In a single window of the Renibacterium salmoninarum ATCC 33209 genome:
- a CDS encoding RNB domain-containing ribonuclease: MPHSHIFVRDSDQSLSEALAALRLEFELPQDFSPEVMAELEQSIKDYDAPTADLSQLGFITIDPPSSMDLDQAMFLCREGQGYRVYYAIADVPAFVPAGGTLDAETRKRGQTIYLPDQVVPLHPTKLSEAAASLLAQQRRGAFVWQIVLDASGKTVSAVVGRAVISSIAKLGYQQAQDELTAQTESAYLETLKLLEEIGLKRIQLERERGGASLNSPQQEIVHENGEYSLIFRPNLAIEDWNAQISLLTGMAAARIMLDGKIGILRTMPAPDPAAIAKFRHQAVALGKPWPAELAYGEFLRSLDAADPKQLALLHDATSLFRGAGYTNFDGELPPNPGQAAVAAPYAHTTAPLRRLVDRFVLTICDALSNNQPAPQWAREALPSLPALMAASDQLAGKVERAALDTIEAALLSTRVGQDFDAVVVAGARKSGGEKNGDTRCAVQLREPAVNAPCEGDLAPGTEVTVRLLRADIHSRKVLFTVSPAKTNSAG, from the coding sequence GTGCCTCATTCCCACATCTTTGTGCGTGACAGTGACCAGAGCTTAAGCGAAGCCCTGGCAGCCCTTCGGCTTGAGTTCGAACTGCCTCAAGACTTTAGCCCGGAGGTGATGGCTGAGCTCGAGCAATCGATCAAAGACTATGACGCTCCAACGGCGGATTTGAGCCAGCTGGGCTTCATCACGATTGATCCACCCAGTTCGATGGATCTGGACCAAGCGATGTTCTTGTGCCGCGAAGGTCAAGGTTATCGGGTCTACTATGCGATCGCTGACGTTCCGGCGTTTGTGCCCGCTGGCGGGACTTTAGATGCCGAAACCCGCAAGCGCGGGCAAACGATCTATCTACCAGACCAAGTGGTGCCCTTGCATCCGACTAAGCTCAGCGAAGCCGCCGCGAGCCTTTTAGCGCAACAACGTCGCGGCGCTTTCGTCTGGCAAATTGTGCTGGACGCCTCTGGCAAGACCGTGAGCGCCGTCGTCGGACGGGCTGTTATTTCTTCGATCGCAAAGCTTGGATATCAGCAAGCCCAAGATGAGCTAACCGCCCAGACTGAATCGGCTTATCTGGAAACTCTCAAACTTCTCGAAGAAATCGGGCTTAAACGGATTCAACTTGAACGCGAGCGCGGTGGCGCAAGTTTGAATTCTCCCCAGCAGGAAATAGTTCATGAAAACGGCGAATACAGCCTGATCTTCCGGCCGAATCTAGCGATTGAAGATTGGAATGCGCAGATCTCGCTGCTGACGGGCATGGCTGCTGCGCGAATAATGCTCGATGGCAAGATCGGCATCTTACGCACTATGCCGGCCCCGGACCCGGCTGCGATCGCTAAGTTTCGCCATCAAGCGGTGGCGCTGGGTAAACCCTGGCCTGCGGAGCTCGCTTACGGCGAGTTTCTGCGCTCACTTGATGCAGCTGACCCTAAGCAGCTGGCGCTATTACACGATGCCACGTCGCTTTTCCGCGGTGCCGGCTACACCAATTTCGACGGCGAGCTGCCGCCAAACCCCGGCCAGGCGGCGGTAGCTGCGCCTTATGCGCACACCACCGCTCCCCTGCGCAGGCTGGTTGATCGCTTCGTCCTGACAATTTGCGATGCGCTCAGCAACAATCAGCCGGCGCCGCAATGGGCTCGTGAAGCGCTGCCCAGCTTGCCTGCTCTGATGGCTGCCTCGGATCAGCTGGCGGGGAAGGTCGAGCGTGCTGCCCTCGACACGATTGAAGCGGCGCTCTTGAGTACCCGAGTTGGTCAAGATTTCGACGCCGTAGTGGTTGCAGGCGCGCGCAAATCCGGTGGCGAGAAAAACGGCGACACCCGCTGCGCTGTTCAGCTCCGGGAACCCGCAGTCAACGCCCCTTGCGAAGGTGATTTGGCCCCCGGCACCGAGGTTACGGTGCGCTTGCTCAGAGCAGATATCCACAGCCGAAAAGTGCTCTTCACGGTTTCACCTGCTAAAACGAACTCCGCTGGATAA
- a CDS encoding ferritin-like fold-containing protein, with protein sequence MTDRFIVGLLGAMAYGELSAFERLSSDARFSPTLQDRAALGRIAVLEFGHFESVSDALIELGEDVESAMLPFQSSVDSFHERTRPADWYESMMKAYVIDSVSADFYQAIAKFLDPATNSLIERIMAADDTSSVLQRRLRSMLDDDPRLASRLALWGRRLVGEALTQVQRISQENGFIPGISTAERQQLLAGLSRNHSRRMSQLGLTA encoded by the coding sequence ATGACTGATCGGTTTATTGTTGGCTTGCTCGGCGCAATGGCCTATGGCGAGCTTTCTGCTTTTGAGCGCTTGTCTTCAGATGCCAGATTTTCGCCAACGCTGCAAGATCGTGCCGCGCTCGGTCGCATTGCCGTGCTGGAGTTTGGGCACTTTGAATCGGTTTCTGATGCGCTAATTGAGCTTGGCGAGGATGTTGAGTCTGCAATGCTGCCGTTTCAGAGCTCGGTTGATTCCTTCCACGAACGAACCCGGCCTGCCGATTGGTACGAGTCAATGATGAAGGCTTATGTCATCGACTCGGTCTCCGCAGACTTCTATCAAGCTATTGCGAAATTCCTTGACCCGGCGACAAACAGTCTGATCGAGCGAATCATGGCGGCAGATGACACGTCATCGGTTCTACAACGCCGACTTCGCAGCATGCTTGACGACGATCCGCGGCTGGCTTCACGACTGGCGCTTTGGGGGCGACGTTTAGTTGGCGAAGCACTGACACAAGTACAAAGAATCAGCCAAGAAAACGGATTCATACCAGGGATCAGCACAGCTGAGCGGCAACAGCTGCTGGCCGGATTGAGCAGAAATCACTCTCGCCGCATGAGTCAGTTGGGGCTTACCGCGTAA
- a CDS encoding thiamine phosphate synthase, translated as MGLALVRYAATLQASKPWFGIGGIDLSNIAEVVAAGAQRVVVVRAITEATDPAAAATALKAELPQL; from the coding sequence GTGGGCCTGGCCTTAGTGCGCTATGCCGCGACGCTGCAGGCGAGTAAACCGTGGTTCGGTATTGGCGGCATCGATTTGAGCAATATCGCTGAAGTAGTGGCTGCTGGCGCGCAACGCGTTGTGGTGGTTCGGGCGATCACTGAAGCTACCGACCCGGCGGCCGCGGCCACTGCGCTCAAAGCTGAGCTGCCTCAGCTCTGA
- a CDS encoding thiamine phosphate synthase: MTNLQTAQLYLCTEAREREGYFEDFLDSAFSGGVDIIQLRDKRLEAAKELELLSVLRSVAEQHGKLWAVNDRADIAQLSQAPVFHIGKKDLPVPAMRALLPNVSAGLSSHSPAQASAAAANPGVDYFCVGPLWANAHETRPSRGGPGPRNPAEPRWAWP; the protein is encoded by the coding sequence GTGACGAATTTGCAGACAGCTCAGCTCTATTTATGCACCGAGGCCCGCGAGCGCGAAGGTTATTTCGAGGATTTCCTTGACTCGGCATTCAGCGGTGGTGTGGATATTATTCAGCTCCGAGACAAGCGCCTTGAGGCCGCCAAAGAATTGGAACTGCTGAGCGTGCTGCGCAGCGTTGCAGAACAGCACGGCAAGCTCTGGGCAGTCAATGATCGCGCAGACATTGCCCAGTTGAGCCAAGCACCGGTCTTCCATATTGGTAAAAAGGATCTGCCAGTTCCGGCGATGCGCGCGCTGTTACCCAACGTTAGCGCCGGACTGTCTAGCCATTCACCCGCGCAGGCTTCGGCAGCGGCAGCGAATCCCGGCGTCGACTATTTCTGCGTTGGGCCACTGTGGGCCAACGCCCACGAAACCCGGCCGAGCCGCGGTGGGCCTGGCCCACGAAACCCGGCCGAGCCGCGGTGGGCCTGGCCTTAG
- the thiS gene encoding sulfur carrier protein ThiS: MRISVNGQEFHTNSTSNVADLVSAHTGRGLLTNGQPADGGRLGIAVVRNAELVPRSQWASFALTEGDQLEIVAAVQGG, from the coding sequence ATGAGAATCAGCGTCAACGGACAGGAATTCCACACGAATTCAACGTCGAACGTTGCCGATTTGGTGTCAGCGCACACCGGTCGCGGACTCTTGACCAATGGGCAACCGGCCGACGGCGGCAGGCTAGGCATCGCCGTCGTCCGCAATGCGGAACTGGTGCCGCGCTCACAGTGGGCGAGCTTTGCTCTCACCGAAGGCGACCAGCTTGAAATCGTTGCTGCAGTTCAGGGAGGCTGA
- a CDS encoding thiazole synthase translates to MSKNLLADELVIDGVSLGSRLIMGTGGAPSLSGLGEALLASGTELTTVAIRRYAPGQDNSLFELLLSNSIRVLPNTAGCFTAREAILTAEITREALETNWVKLEVIADEETLLPDSVELLEATGQLVERGFTVFAYSNDDPVLALRLEQLGAAAVMPLGAPIGTGLGILNPHNIELIVSRASVPVVLDAGIGTASDAALAMELGCDAVLLATAVTRAGDPVRMAEAFKHAVIAGRLAAGAGRIPRREHALASSQMQGRAEL, encoded by the coding sequence ATGTCCAAGAATCTGTTGGCCGATGAATTGGTCATTGATGGGGTTTCGCTAGGTTCCAGACTCATCATGGGCACTGGTGGCGCCCCGAGCCTGAGCGGGTTGGGCGAGGCGTTGCTGGCTTCGGGCACCGAATTAACTACGGTGGCGATACGGCGTTACGCCCCGGGGCAAGATAACTCGCTCTTTGAATTGCTGCTGAGCAATTCAATTCGGGTGCTGCCAAATACTGCGGGCTGTTTTACCGCCAGAGAAGCAATTCTTACCGCCGAGATTACCAGAGAAGCTTTGGAAACCAACTGGGTGAAATTGGAAGTCATCGCAGACGAAGAGACATTGCTGCCAGATTCGGTGGAGTTACTTGAGGCCACGGGGCAACTTGTTGAACGCGGCTTTACCGTGTTCGCCTATAGCAACGACGACCCTGTTCTGGCGCTTCGACTGGAGCAGCTTGGCGCCGCAGCCGTGATGCCCCTTGGTGCGCCAATTGGCACCGGTCTGGGCATTCTCAACCCGCACAATATTGAACTTATTGTGTCCCGGGCATCGGTACCAGTTGTGCTTGATGCCGGAATCGGTACTGCATCGGATGCTGCGCTCGCGATGGAACTTGGTTGCGACGCCGTGCTTTTGGCAACAGCGGTCACCCGCGCTGGCGATCCGGTCCGAATGGCTGAGGCCTTCAAACATGCAGTGATTGCCGGGCGTTTGGCGGCCGGGGCTGGTCGCATCCCACGACGCGAACACGCCCTGGCATCTTCGCAGATGCAAGGGCGTGCCGAGTTATGA
- a CDS encoding DUF3107 domain-containing protein: MEVKIGIQNVAREIVFESNQDADAVAQLVSEAIKSGTELRLADDKGRTVIVPGSSIGYVELGAEEARRVGFGSL; this comes from the coding sequence GTGGAAGTCAAGATCGGTATTCAGAACGTTGCTAGAGAGATCGTCTTCGAATCCAATCAGGATGCTGACGCGGTTGCGCAGCTGGTTTCAGAAGCTATTAAATCTGGCACGGAACTCCGCCTAGCGGACGACAAGGGACGCACCGTGATTGTGCCCGGAAGTTCCATTGGCTATGTAGAGCTCGGTGCTGAAGAAGCCCGACGAGTCGGATTCGGATCACTCTGA
- a CDS encoding TetR/AcrR family transcriptional regulator: protein MTEDIRTRPARLPREERRAQLLLAAQEVFVAHGFHGAAMDEIAIAAQVSKPVLYQHFPSKRDLYLALLDQQLAELTKRMLTALASTDDNKYRVQATIKAYFEFVSKDDQAHRLIFENDLVNDPEVAAKIELFNATYANAIAGVFVHDTALDDKEATLLARALAGLSNVSARYRVENDGEIELDRAVQLIYRLAWRGISRFPKEPTAEGS, encoded by the coding sequence ATGACCGAAGATATCCGCACTAGACCAGCAAGGCTTCCCCGAGAAGAGCGCCGCGCCCAATTACTGCTGGCCGCCCAAGAAGTCTTTGTTGCTCACGGATTCCATGGTGCTGCGATGGACGAAATCGCGATTGCTGCCCAAGTTTCAAAACCGGTGCTCTACCAACACTTCCCGTCGAAGCGAGATCTGTATTTAGCGCTTTTGGATCAACAATTGGCTGAGCTAACCAAACGCATGCTCACCGCACTAGCTTCAACGGACGACAACAAGTATCGAGTACAGGCCACCATCAAGGCGTATTTCGAGTTCGTCTCCAAGGACGATCAGGCGCATCGACTGATCTTCGAAAATGATCTGGTCAACGATCCTGAAGTTGCCGCAAAAATTGAGCTGTTCAACGCAACGTACGCCAATGCGATCGCGGGCGTCTTTGTGCATGACACAGCGTTAGATGACAAAGAAGCTACTTTATTGGCCCGCGCGCTGGCGGGTTTGTCTAACGTAAGTGCCCGGTATCGGGTTGAAAACGACGGCGAAATTGAGCTGGATCGGGCCGTTCAATTGATTTACCGTTTAGCTTGGCGCGGAATCAGCCGATTCCCCAAGGAGCCCACGGCTGAAGGAAGCTAG
- the moeB gene encoding molybdopterin-synthase adenylyltransferase MoeB, giving the protein MSWPTDVDLPVLVQPDAELTDLEMHRYSRHLLLPEVGVLGQRKLKNAKVLLIGAGGLGSPAIAYLAAAGVGTIGIIDDDVVDVSNLQRQVLHSTSALGQAKVDSAAEQVAALNPLVSVQSYQSRLTAQNALQIFAEYDLVLDGSDNFATRYLVSDACEILAKPLVWGSILRFDGQVSVFWAGQGPTYRDIFPEPPAPDSVPSCSEAGVFGMLCGVIGSVMAGEAIKLITGAGTSLLGKLQIFDQLESSWRTITVRPDPQRAAVTELIDYDEFCGVSMPESVAIRLADLAPNSYQMIDVRTPAETALAVLPGAILLPKTLLDSGDYSLLPERPDGVALVLFCRTGLRSAVAALALRQAGFHSVFSVAGGLEL; this is encoded by the coding sequence ATGTCCTGGCCAACTGATGTGGATCTACCTGTTCTCGTCCAACCTGATGCTGAACTTACCGATTTAGAAATGCACCGCTATTCACGGCACCTTTTGCTGCCAGAAGTTGGTGTTCTGGGTCAGCGAAAACTGAAGAACGCCAAAGTTCTGCTGATTGGTGCTGGTGGCTTGGGCTCGCCAGCAATTGCGTATCTAGCCGCGGCCGGTGTGGGCACTATCGGGATCATTGACGACGACGTCGTCGATGTGAGCAATCTGCAACGCCAAGTTCTGCACAGCACTTCTGCGCTAGGCCAAGCAAAGGTTGATTCGGCCGCTGAGCAGGTGGCCGCTCTCAACCCGTTAGTTTCGGTGCAGTCCTATCAGAGCCGATTGACCGCTCAGAACGCCTTGCAGATTTTTGCCGAGTATGACCTTGTGCTTGATGGTTCAGATAATTTTGCCACCAGATATTTGGTTTCAGATGCCTGCGAAATCTTGGCTAAACCGCTTGTCTGGGGTTCAATTTTGCGCTTCGACGGCCAAGTCTCGGTATTTTGGGCCGGGCAGGGGCCCACTTATCGGGATATTTTTCCAGAGCCACCCGCGCCGGATTCGGTACCGTCCTGTTCAGAGGCTGGCGTTTTCGGCATGCTTTGCGGAGTAATCGGCTCGGTCATGGCCGGGGAAGCGATCAAACTTATTACCGGGGCCGGCACGTCACTATTAGGTAAGCTACAGATTTTTGATCAGCTGGAGAGCTCGTGGCGTACGATCACGGTGCGTCCAGATCCGCAGCGCGCGGCGGTTACTGAGCTCATTGATTACGACGAGTTTTGCGGAGTCTCGATGCCAGAGTCAGTGGCAATCAGGCTTGCGGATCTTGCGCCGAATAGTTATCAAATGATTGACGTCCGAACTCCGGCGGAAACTGCACTCGCGGTGCTGCCAGGCGCAATTTTGCTGCCGAAGACGCTTCTTGACTCGGGCGACTATTCACTTTTGCCTGAACGTCCCGACGGCGTTGCTTTGGTGTTGTTTTGCCGGACAGGATTGCGCTCCGCCGTCGCAGCACTTGCCTTGCGTCAGGCAGGTTTCCACTCCGTTTTCAGCGTGGCTGGCGGTTTGGAACTTTAG
- a CDS encoding WXG100 family type VII secretion target has protein sequence MTEMLGANPAELRLLAADMEKSATSFDSARTQLASTFNSIRWRGPDAAHSIDGFHNRQLPQLVSAVSLLRDCAKKLRNNADEQEKSQFR, from the coding sequence ATGACTGAGATGCTTGGAGCCAACCCAGCAGAGCTCCGCTTACTTGCAGCGGATATGGAAAAATCCGCAACCAGCTTCGATTCAGCAAGAACCCAGCTTGCCAGCACGTTCAATTCAATCCGTTGGCGTGGTCCCGATGCAGCGCACTCGATAGACGGCTTCCACAACCGACAGTTGCCACAACTGGTCAGCGCCGTAAGCCTGTTGCGGGACTGTGCCAAAAAACTTCGAAATAATGCCGATGAACAAGAAAAAAGCCAGTTCCGTTGA
- a CDS encoding glutamyl-tRNA reductase encodes MVLFSLVATHADIDLETVARLSAGSAAVSTSTVVLATCNRFEIYSAAENPATARAEMEAALAHATGFAPSLVSSSFKLLTGTDVAKHLFAVASGLDSAVVGEREIAGQVRRALIDAQTAFPVPGPLVRLFQTASRTAKDVGSQTALGSQGRSIVSVALDLAGDSSATAWDQRKAVVFGTGAYAGVTMALLRERGVSDLSVYSSSGRAADFVASRGGTAAESLEEALGSADLVIGCSGSDQRVSAETLADIRRRTGTAGEPLSVIDLALSRDFDPAITELPGVELLTLETVRLAAPSEQESALLQTQVIVSRAAADFELSIATRSVDTAIVALRKHTMAVLDAEMERVRAQHGCTAAAEEVEFALRRMVKQLLHGPTVRARELAAAGQQAEYIAALQSLYGIELESPTPAAQPVESIPAVEPASCPVNHNAVDRSQSA; translated from the coding sequence GTGGTTCTCTTTTCTCTGGTAGCGACTCACGCTGACATCGACTTGGAAACCGTCGCCCGATTGAGCGCCGGCTCTGCAGCCGTATCCACTTCCACTGTGGTTTTAGCCACCTGCAATCGCTTCGAGATCTACTCAGCGGCAGAAAACCCCGCGACCGCCCGCGCCGAAATGGAAGCCGCACTGGCCCATGCAACCGGTTTTGCGCCGTCGTTAGTTTCATCTTCTTTCAAGCTTTTGACCGGGACCGACGTCGCTAAGCACCTTTTCGCGGTGGCTTCAGGTTTGGACTCTGCTGTGGTGGGCGAACGCGAAATTGCTGGCCAAGTTCGCCGCGCACTCATTGACGCGCAAACTGCGTTCCCCGTACCGGGGCCGCTGGTACGACTTTTCCAAACAGCTTCGCGGACCGCCAAAGATGTTGGTTCACAAACTGCTCTTGGCAGCCAGGGGCGCTCGATTGTCTCGGTCGCCTTGGACCTTGCTGGCGATTCATCGGCTACCGCCTGGGATCAGCGCAAGGCCGTCGTCTTCGGCACCGGCGCTTACGCTGGCGTGACCATGGCCTTACTTCGCGAACGCGGTGTGAGCGATCTCAGCGTCTATTCCTCATCAGGCCGAGCAGCAGATTTCGTCGCCTCAAGGGGCGGCACCGCAGCGGAGTCGCTTGAAGAAGCTTTGGGCTCAGCAGATTTAGTCATCGGCTGCAGTGGTTCTGATCAGCGGGTTAGCGCAGAGACTCTGGCAGATATTCGACGCCGCACCGGCACCGCCGGCGAACCGTTATCAGTGATTGACCTGGCTTTGAGCCGGGACTTTGATCCGGCGATTACCGAACTTCCCGGCGTTGAACTCTTGACGCTAGAAACTGTTCGCTTGGCAGCCCCTTCCGAGCAAGAATCAGCTTTGCTACAGACCCAAGTGATCGTTTCGCGGGCCGCCGCCGATTTTGAACTGTCAATTGCCACTCGAAGTGTAGATACCGCGATTGTCGCCCTGCGTAAGCACACCATGGCCGTGCTGGATGCCGAGATGGAACGCGTCCGCGCTCAGCATGGTTGCACCGCAGCCGCTGAAGAAGTCGAATTCGCGCTGCGTCGGATGGTCAAACAGCTTTTGCACGGTCCTACGGTTCGAGCACGGGAACTGGCCGCCGCCGGCCAACAGGCTGAATACATCGCAGCACTTCAATCTTTGTACGGCATTGAACTGGAGTCCCCCACTCCAGCAGCCCAGCCAGTCGAATCAATTCCAGCGGTTGAACCGGCATCCTGCCCGGTTAACCACAACGCTGTTGATCGTAGCCAATCAGCCTGA
- the hemE gene encoding uroporphyrinogen decarboxylase produces the protein MTLNSSHPLIDGRTTESPLIMAYSGKTPSRRPVWFMRQAGRSLPEYRKVREGISMLDSCLKPDLASEITLQPVRRHDVDAAIFFSDIVIPLKLAGVGVDIVPGVGPVLEKPVRTLADVRALPKLTEDSLEPIRQAVALTVAELGNTPLIGFAGAPFTLAAYMVEGKPSRDHLGPRTMMHADPQAWQELAAWAADASGMFLRAQLEAGASAAQLFDSWAGSLGLSDYQTHVAPASKQALDHVRDLGAPLIHFGTGTSELLLAMRDVGVDVIGVDYRLPLDEANRRLGGMTPLQGNIDPALLPAPWPVLEAHILDVLRRGESAPGNVVNLGHGVPPETDPSVLSRIVELVHSVDPVRTDDQSA, from the coding sequence ATGACGCTGAATTCCAGCCATCCGTTGATCGATGGACGTACGACTGAATCACCACTGATTATGGCCTACTCGGGAAAGACCCCGAGTCGCCGTCCGGTGTGGTTCATGCGCCAAGCCGGCCGTTCGCTGCCCGAATACCGGAAAGTCCGCGAAGGCATCTCGATGTTGGACTCGTGCCTGAAGCCAGATCTGGCCAGCGAGATTACTTTGCAGCCGGTGCGCAGGCACGATGTTGATGCGGCGATCTTTTTCTCCGACATTGTTATTCCGCTGAAGCTGGCCGGCGTCGGCGTAGACATCGTGCCAGGAGTGGGGCCGGTGCTGGAAAAGCCGGTTCGAACCCTTGCTGATGTTCGGGCACTGCCAAAGCTCACGGAAGATTCACTTGAACCGATCCGGCAGGCTGTTGCTTTGACGGTTGCTGAATTGGGCAACACGCCCCTTATCGGTTTCGCGGGCGCACCGTTCACGCTCGCTGCCTACATGGTGGAGGGCAAGCCTTCCCGAGATCATTTAGGGCCACGCACCATGATGCATGCAGATCCACAGGCGTGGCAGGAGCTCGCCGCCTGGGCAGCCGATGCCTCGGGAATGTTTTTGCGTGCGCAGCTGGAAGCAGGCGCTAGTGCGGCGCAGCTTTTTGATTCTTGGGCGGGATCTTTAGGGCTCTCCGACTACCAAACTCACGTGGCGCCGGCGTCGAAACAGGCTTTGGACCATGTTCGCGACCTGGGCGCACCGCTTATTCATTTTGGCACTGGCACATCCGAACTTTTGTTGGCGATGCGGGACGTTGGTGTGGATGTTATTGGCGTTGACTACCGACTGCCGCTGGATGAAGCGAATCGCCGCCTCGGGGGTATGACTCCGCTGCAAGGAAATATCGACCCCGCATTGCTTCCCGCGCCGTGGCCGGTGCTCGAAGCGCACATTTTGGATGTGTTGCGGCGCGGCGAATCTGCGCCCGGAAACGTCGTTAATTTGGGCCATGGGGTGCCGCCAGAGACTGATCCGTCGGTGCTGAGTCGTATCGTTGAACTAGTGCATTCCGTTGATCCGGTCCGCACTGACGATCAGAGCGCTTAG
- a CDS encoding protoporphyrinogen/coproporphyrinogen oxidase: protein MTDGSSTDKTFSVPRKTVAVIGGGMAGLVAARELANADFAVTLLEAGVEVGGPVSAHEVGGLVLDAGAESYAKRGNDFAELATQLGLADQLVDPNPVGAWLEYAEGKGQPKATPLPKVAILGIPGDLDDPILREVLGRTGLLRAKLDGNLPRGVGAKARTVADLVRARMGQTVLDRLVTPVIGGVYSSSAEELDPDVALPGLRAALREHGSLAAAVAALKTPAGRVKPGSAVGGLRGGVFQIARALRTELEELGVQIKCETKVGSIRPTGTAWHLSIPDAELEVDKVVLATEAAAALDLIREIVPEAEEFGQPEAKVLALVTVVVDLPELDAAPRGTGVLVSPLVPGVRAKALTHATVKWPWLADEEGPGTHVLRLSYPVASSGAEDSAAAPVDLAQALTDASTLLGLEIQEEDVLDWDLIEWTSSVSAAGLGRASKIEAFRAAVENIDGLCVTGAWLAGNGLVSVIADARVQALRLV from the coding sequence ATGACAGACGGATCTAGTACGGACAAAACCTTTTCCGTACCGCGCAAGACGGTTGCGGTAATTGGTGGTGGAATGGCGGGATTGGTCGCCGCGCGCGAGTTGGCCAATGCTGATTTTGCGGTGACACTGCTTGAAGCTGGTGTTGAAGTAGGCGGCCCCGTGTCTGCGCATGAGGTGGGCGGGCTGGTTTTAGATGCCGGCGCAGAAAGCTACGCCAAACGAGGCAATGACTTTGCTGAGTTGGCCACCCAACTCGGTTTGGCCGACCAGCTTGTTGATCCGAATCCGGTGGGAGCTTGGCTCGAATACGCAGAGGGCAAGGGTCAGCCAAAAGCAACTCCGTTGCCGAAAGTCGCAATTTTGGGAATTCCTGGCGATTTAGATGACCCGATCCTGCGTGAAGTATTAGGGCGCACCGGGTTATTGCGCGCCAAATTAGACGGGAATTTGCCACGAGGAGTGGGTGCAAAAGCTAGGACCGTTGCGGATCTTGTCCGTGCCCGAATGGGCCAGACCGTGCTCGATCGTCTAGTTACGCCGGTTATTGGCGGCGTCTATTCGAGTTCTGCAGAAGAGCTGGACCCGGATGTAGCTCTGCCGGGCCTGCGCGCAGCGTTGCGTGAACACGGTTCGCTCGCAGCTGCTGTGGCAGCCCTCAAAACACCAGCCGGGCGAGTCAAGCCAGGATCAGCTGTGGGCGGTTTGCGCGGCGGAGTATTCCAAATCGCTCGCGCCCTGCGCACCGAACTCGAAGAACTGGGCGTACAGATCAAGTGCGAGACCAAGGTCGGCTCGATTCGACCGACCGGCACCGCTTGGCACCTCAGCATCCCGGACGCGGAGCTGGAAGTAGACAAGGTGGTGCTGGCTACCGAAGCTGCTGCTGCCTTGGATTTGATCCGCGAAATCGTGCCGGAAGCGGAAGAATTTGGCCAGCCAGAAGCTAAGGTGTTGGCGCTCGTCACAGTTGTTGTTGATCTGCCTGAATTGGACGCTGCTCCGCGTGGTACCGGTGTGTTGGTTTCGCCATTGGTGCCTGGCGTACGCGCCAAGGCGCTCACGCACGCTACGGTGAAATGGCCGTGGCTGGCTGATGAAGAGGGCCCGGGCACGCACGTGCTGCGGCTTTCCTACCCGGTAGCTAGTTCGGGGGCAGAGGACTCTGCTGCGGCGCCTGTTGATCTTGCTCAGGCGCTCACCGATGCTTCGACCTTGCTGGGCCTAGAAATTCAGGAAGAAGACGTTTTGGACTGGGACTTGATCGAGTGGACCAGTTCAGTTTCGGCCGCGGGTCTAGGTCGGGCAAGCAAGATTGAGGCTTTCCGGGCTGCCGTTGAAAACATTGACGGTCTTTGCGTAACTGGCGCTTGGTTGGCAGGAAATGGCCTGGTTTCAGTGATCGCGGACGCCAGGGTGCAAGCGCTACGTCTGGTGTGA